In Desulfobacterales bacterium, the genomic stretch TGACCATTTGATAGGGGTGCAGCACATAGGAGCGGATCTGGTTGCCCCACGCGATTTCATCCTTGCTGTCATGCATTTCCTGGAGACGCTTGTCCTGCTTTTCCTTCTCCAGCTGATACAGCCTGGAACGTAAAACCTTCATGGCCAGCTCCCGGTTTCGGAGCTGGGATTTTTCCTGCTGGCTCTGGGCCACGATCCCTGTGGGCAGATGCGTAATCCGGACCGCACTGCTGGTCTTGTTGACATGCTGGCCGCCGGCCCCCTGCGCCCGGTAGGTATCAATGCGGAGATCGCCCTCATCAATCTCCACCTCGATTTTATCGTCCAGTTCCGGATAGACGAAAACCGATGCAAAGGAGGTATGCCGCTTGCCGTTGGCGTTAAACGGCGAAATCCGCACCAGGCGATGGATACCGACTTCCACCTTCAAATAGCCAAAGGCATATTTGCCGGCAACAGAAAAGGTGACGCCCTTGATGCCCGCCTCGTCGCCCTCCTGCATGTCAATCATCTCCATCTTATAGCCCTTGCGCTCGATCCAGCGGGCATACATCCGAAACAGTATTTCGGCCCAGTCCTGGGCCTCCGTGCCGCCGGCCCCGGCGTTTATGGCCATGATGGCGTTATTCTCGTCATCCTCGCCGTCAAGCACCAGCTGCAGGGAGAACCGATTGATCTCTTTTTCAAGCTGATCCGCTTTGCGCTCCGCCTCCCCGGCGGCCGCCTCGTCTCCCTCCTCAACGGCCAGCTCAAGCAAAACGTCGCAGTCCTCCACCTCTTTATAAAGGCTGTTCCAGGATTCAATTTTTGACGACAGCCGGGCACGCTCCTTCAGGATCGAGCGGGCGGTATCCGAGTCCTCCCAGAAGCTTGCTTCGGCAATCTGTTTTTCAATCTCTTTAAGCCGCTGCTCTTTGCCCGGCAGGTCAAAGATACTCCTTGAGCTGATCCAGCTGCTTGTAGAGATCCTGTATGGTTTGTTTAAGTTCCACAGTCATATGATGCGCCCTCCTTTGGCAATTAGGTATTAGGTGTTAGGTGTTAGGTGTTAGGTGTTCTCCTGTTACCTATTCCCAATACCCATCTGTGTCTGCTTTTTTTAAAAAATAATCGTAACACAATTATGATACCGCTTGCAATAAGACAGCCAAGGGGCAGCCAATCTTTATGCCGGGTGTAAAAGGTTTCATGGTCCCTGATTAACGGAATGCTCCGGGACAGGACGGCGGTTTCAAACAGGGGGCTTTTCTCTGCCACCCGGCCCACCGGGTCGATATAGCCGCTGATCCCGGTATTGGCCGCCCGAACCAGGGGCCGGCGATTCTCTATGGCCCGGAACACGGCCATGGAAAAATGCTGGTACGGCGCGCTGGTTTTACCGAACCAGGCGTCATTGGTGATATTGACCAGAAAATCCGCCCCGTTTCGCACCATTTCAACCGAGAGCGAGGGAAAGATGCTTTCATAGCAGATCAGCATGCCGATCCTGATGTCATTCCAGCCAATGGTATCGCCCCGGCGGCCGGCATCAAAACTGCCCACCTGGGCCACCAGGGTGTCAATAAACGGCAGCCACTCATTAAATGGCACATATTCGCCGAACGGCACCAGGTGCACCTTGTTATACCGGCCGGAAACGTTTCCGTCCGGTCCGATCAGATAGGCGCTGTTATAATAACGGGGCTGCCGGTGATCAAATTCCACCGAAGGCGCGCCGAGGATAAAATAGCTGTTCGTCTTTTCAATCCCGTTTAAGACCCGCTCGGTCAGCTCCGTATTATAGTCAAAATAAAACGGGGCCGCGGTCTCCGGCCAGATGACGAGCGCCGGGGATGGGTTTTCGGCGGTTTTGGACAGATCGAAATATTTTTGAACGGTTGCCTCCCGGAACCTTTGGTCCCATTTGTGAAGCTGCCCGATATTTCCCTGAATCACCGCCACATCAAGCGTATCCGCAGCCGCCTGGCGCTTATCCATCGCATTTATCCGTATATTGCCGTATCCCAAAACAACTCCCAAAGCCGCCAGCACCGCCAGGGACCCGGCCGCAGCCACCCATGCCCTGACCCGGCATCCCTGCCACGGCTTTTTTGAAACCGCCAGCACCAGGATCAGCAGCGCGGCATTGACAAACAAAATCAGCGCGGATACGCCGTAAACACCCAGAATATCGGCAAACTGGATCAAGCCCGGGTGCTCTGCCTGGGTGTATCCCAAAAGCCCCCAGGGGAAACCGGAAAACAGCAGGGTTCGAAGGTATTCCAGAGAGACCCAGAACACCGGGGCCACAAGCAGCACCATAAAGGGCCGGCGGCCGGTCCAGGCCAGCAAAAGCGCAAAAAAGGCCGGATAGAGGGCGAGATAAAATGCCAGCAGAAACAACAGAAGCATACTGATGCTAAGCGGCAAATACCCGTATATGCGCATGGTGGGAACCAGCCAGTAAACCAGCGTTAAATAATGGACCATACCGGCCAGAAGGCCAAGCATAAAGCCCTTCCGGGGGCCGGTATCGCGAATGGCCAGCAGCAGAAATACGAGTGCCCCCCATGCCGAACAGGCCATGCCGATGACCGGAAAACCGGCGGTGAGCAGCACGCCGGTTAACACCGCCAGCATGATTTTCCCCCAATTATCAGTTACCGATTGAACAAGCGCCATTTTTCCCAAATCCTGTCCCATTGATGCGGTTATCCCCTAACCCTATAGCCTTTCCGCACGGTAAATTTGTTCTGTCTTTTTTTAGGCAGGCACGGTGGCCTGCCCTACGGCGACATGCGTCGTAGAGTCGGCCACCGTGCCGACTATCTGGCCGTTAACAGGACCGTGGTTATGGGCTTTGCGGTTAGAACAAATTAGCCGTGAGCCTTTTCCGGGTGACTGTTGTATTTTCTGAAATTTTATGCCAAAACCGGCATGATACATTTTGAATTAATCCATGGCTTAAGTATGACAATAGATTGAATTAATTTCATCAAATAATCAACCCGGAAATACCGGATTTAATATGATAAAAGTTTTAATCACCGGCGCCAATGGACAGCTCGGCCGGGACTGCGCATCAATTTTAAGCGATAAATGCGCTGTTACGGCGGTAGATATTGAGGAACTGGACATTACATCGGCACAAGCGGTCAATGCCGCCGTTGACCATTTATCCCCTCAGGTCATTGTCAACTGCGCGGCATTTACCCAGGTGGATGCCTGCGAAAGCCAGGTCGAGACCGCCTGGCGGGTCAATGCGGACGGCCCGGAAAATTTGGCGGCTGCAGCCGCAAAAACCGGGGCCCGGCTCATCCATATTTCCACGGACTATGTGTTTGACGGCCAAAAGCCGATACCTGAGGCCTACAGTGAATCCGACAGCCCCAACCCGCTCTCTGTTTACGGCCGGAGTAAACTGGCCGGGGAAGAGCGGGTTACGGCAGGCTGCGAGAATTCCATAATTCTGCGCACTGCCTGGCTCTATGGCGCAGCGGGCAAAAACTTCATCCGCACCATTCTGGGCAGGGTATTGAATGCCCCGCAAACCCGGCTTAAAATCGTCAATGATCAATACGGCTCCCCCACCTGGAGCTATCAACTGGCCATGCAGATCGATCGCCTGCTGACAAGTTCGGCCACCGGGATCTACCATGCCTCAGCCGAAGGCTATTGCACCTGGTATGACCTGGCCGCAGCGCTTTTAGAAGAACTTGATTTAACCGGTCAAATCACCGCCTGCACCACCGAGGATTACCCCACCCCGGCGGTGCGGCCCCGCAATTCGATCCTTGACAATTACCTTCTGAAATCGGAAAACCGCAATGTAATGGATCACTGGCGGGTGGGATTTAAACAGTTTATCCGAACCCACGGCCGGCAACTGCTGGCCGAGTTAAACCGAATTTGAACGATTTTCAAGTTTGCCGCAGATACAAGGAAAATGATGTCGAGCTATAGGTGCCTATGCGAGACATCATTTGACGCAGTAGATGCGGTGAAATTGGAAATCCCGGAGGGCTTTCATGAATTTGCTTGTCACGGGCGGCAGCGGCTTTATCGGCAGCAACTTCATCCGGTATCTGCTGACGGAAACGGACTTTAACGGCCGCATCATCAATGTGGACTGCCTGACCTATGCCGGCAATCCAGAGAACCTCGCCGATATTGAGACCCGCTTCTCGGACCGGTATATATTCGTCAAAGAAAACATCTGCCATGCTGAAGCCATGGCCAAAATTTTTGATTTCTACAGCATCGACACCGTCTGCCATTTTGCCGCAGAATCCCACGTGGACCGCTCGATTGCCGCACCGGACGCCTTTATCCAGACCAATATCTTCGGGACCTACACGCTTCTGGAGCTTGCCCGGAAACGCATGCACCATATCCAGCGGTTTCATCATATCAGCACGGATGAGGTCTACGGCAGCCTTGGAGAAAGCGGACTTTTCAGCGAAACCTCGCCATATCAGCCGACAAGTCCATATTCAGCATCCAAAGCCGCCTCCGATCATCTGGTGCGGGCCTATTTTCATACCTATGGCCTGCCGGTGACCATTTCCAACTGCTCCAACAATTACGGCCCCTACCAGTTCCCGGAGAAACTGATCCCGTTGATCATTTTAAATGCAGTGGCCCAAAAGCCGCTCCCGGTTTACGGAGATGGCCGCAATATCCGGGACTGGCTTTATGTTCGGGATCATTCCGCGGCGCTGTGGACCATTCTCAAAACCGGCGAAATCGGGGAAACCTACAATATCGGCGGCAACTGCGAGCTTGAAAATATCCGGCTGGTGGAGCAGATCTGCGAGATCATCGATGATATGCCGAGCCTGGGCAGCCAAACATCCAGAAAAGACCTGATTACCTTTGTCACCGACCGGCCCGGCCATGACCGCCGGTATGCCATTGATGCGGAAAAAATCATGACCGATCTCAAATGGGCGCCGGAAACCCCGATTGAAACCGGGCTGCGGGAGACCATTGAATGGTATATCAGCCATCAGGCATGGGTCGACCGGGTAATGAGCGGGGAATACCGCGACTGGATCAAGCAGCACTATAATTTTTAAAAGGATGTGCCAATGAAAGGAATTATACTGGCCGGCGGCTCCGGCACCCGGCTCTACCCCTTAACCCGGGTAACCAGCAAGCAGCTTCTGCCCGTCTATGACAAGCCGATGATTTATTATCCCCTGTCGGTGCTCATGCTGGGCGGCATCCGGGACATTCTGATTATTTCCACGCCCCATGATCTGCCCAATTTTAAGGCTTTGTTAGGCGACGGCTCATGGCTGGGGATCAATCTCCAATACGCGGAACAGCCGCAGCCAGAGGGCATCGCCCAGGCCTTTGTGATCGGCCGGGACTTTATCGGTAGTGACCCGGTTTGCCTGATTTTAGGGGACAATCTCTTTTTCGGCCATAATTTGAGCGGAATTTTAAAATCCGCCTTTGATTCAAACCCCGGCGGCGTTGTTTTCGGCTACCGGGTGCTTGATCCCCGGCGCTACGGGGTGGTCGCATTTGATGAGAACGGGATGGTCGTGGATATCGAAGAAAAACCCGACCAGCCAAAATCCAATTTTGCAGTATCCGGTTTATACGTCTACAGCAACGAAGTCATTAATATCGCGGCAAACCTGACGCCCTCTGATCGGGGCGAGCTTGAAATCACGGATGTCAACCGGGCCTATCTTAAAGAAAACGCCTTAAAAGTAGAACTCCTGGGCCGCGGCTTTGCCTGGCTGGATATGGGCACCCATGAATCCATGCAGCAGGCAGCCAGCTACGTGCAGACCATCCAGAAACGCCAGGG encodes the following:
- the rfbD gene encoding dTDP-4-dehydrorhamnose reductase, with the translated sequence MIKVLITGANGQLGRDCASILSDKCAVTAVDIEELDITSAQAVNAAVDHLSPQVIVNCAAFTQVDACESQVETAWRVNADGPENLAAAAAKTGARLIHISTDYVFDGQKPIPEAYSESDSPNPLSVYGRSKLAGEERVTAGCENSIILRTAWLYGAAGKNFIRTILGRVLNAPQTRLKIVNDQYGSPTWSYQLAMQIDRLLTSSATGIYHASAEGYCTWYDLAAALLEELDLTGQITACTTEDYPTPAVRPRNSILDNYLLKSENRNVMDHWRVGFKQFIRTHGRQLLAELNRI
- the prfB gene encoding peptide chain release factor 2 (programmed frameshift) is translated as MTVELKQTIQDLYKQLDQLKEYLDLPGKEQRLKEIEKQIAEASFWEDSDTARSILKERARLSSKIESWNSLYKEVEDCDVLLELAVEEGDEAAAGEAERKADQLEKEINRFSLQLVLDGEDDENNAIMAINAGAGGTEAQDWAEILFRMYARWIERKGYKMEMIDMQEGDEAGIKGVTFSVAGKYAFGYLKVEVGIHRLVRISPFNANGKRHTSFASVFVYPELDDKIEVEIDEGDLRIDTYRAQGAGGQHVNKTSSAVRITHLPTGIVAQSQQEKSQLRNRELAMKVLRSRLYQLEKEKQDKRLQEMHDSKDEIAWGNQIRSYVLHPYQMVKDHRINLEIGNVDSVLDGDIDPFIETVLLSGKHQV
- the rfbB gene encoding dTDP-glucose 4,6-dehydratase — protein: MNLLVTGGSGFIGSNFIRYLLTETDFNGRIINVDCLTYAGNPENLADIETRFSDRYIFVKENICHAEAMAKIFDFYSIDTVCHFAAESHVDRSIAAPDAFIQTNIFGTYTLLELARKRMHHIQRFHHISTDEVYGSLGESGLFSETSPYQPTSPYSASKAASDHLVRAYFHTYGLPVTISNCSNNYGPYQFPEKLIPLIILNAVAQKPLPVYGDGRNIRDWLYVRDHSAALWTILKTGEIGETYNIGGNCELENIRLVEQICEIIDDMPSLGSQTSRKDLITFVTDRPGHDRRYAIDAEKIMTDLKWAPETPIETGLRETIEWYISHQAWVDRVMSGEYRDWIKQHYNF
- the lnt gene encoding apolipoprotein N-acyltransferase; amino-acid sequence: MGQDLGKMALVQSVTDNWGKIMLAVLTGVLLTAGFPVIGMACSAWGALVFLLLAIRDTGPRKGFMLGLLAGMVHYLTLVYWLVPTMRIYGYLPLSISMLLLFLLAFYLALYPAFFALLLAWTGRRPFMVLLVAPVFWVSLEYLRTLLFSGFPWGLLGYTQAEHPGLIQFADILGVYGVSALILFVNAALLILVLAVSKKPWQGCRVRAWVAAAGSLAVLAALGVVLGYGNIRINAMDKRQAAADTLDVAVIQGNIGQLHKWDQRFREATVQKYFDLSKTAENPSPALVIWPETAAPFYFDYNTELTERVLNGIEKTNSYFILGAPSVEFDHRQPRYYNSAYLIGPDGNVSGRYNKVHLVPFGEYVPFNEWLPFIDTLVAQVGSFDAGRRGDTIGWNDIRIGMLICYESIFPSLSVEMVRNGADFLVNITNDAWFGKTSAPYQHFSMAVFRAIENRRPLVRAANTGISGYIDPVGRVAEKSPLFETAVLSRSIPLIRDHETFYTRHKDWLPLGCLIASGIIIVLRLFFKKSRHRWVLGIGNRRTPNT
- the rfbA gene encoding glucose-1-phosphate thymidylyltransferase RfbA, with amino-acid sequence MKGIILAGGSGTRLYPLTRVTSKQLLPVYDKPMIYYPLSVLMLGGIRDILIISTPHDLPNFKALLGDGSWLGINLQYAEQPQPEGIAQAFVIGRDFIGSDPVCLILGDNLFFGHNLSGILKSAFDSNPGGVVFGYRVLDPRRYGVVAFDENGMVVDIEEKPDQPKSNFAVSGLYVYSNEVINIAANLTPSDRGELEITDVNRAYLKENALKVELLGRGFAWLDMGTHESMQQAASYVQTIQKRQGFKIACVEEIAYRLGYISSHDLKSLAEDMNKNEYGAYLRDIATFKRTELAQ